In Metopolophium dirhodum isolate CAU chromosome 7, ASM1992520v1, whole genome shotgun sequence, one genomic interval encodes:
- the LOC132948807 gene encoding UDP-glycosyltransferase UGT5-like — MMRTFALSTAFCNTMQLLTLLTLLLFAERSSSEGVKLPAKPLSILAFLPTEGKSHFMGFKPLLETLVSRGHNVTLVAPFALDGAKRPYRHVKVEQTLGDFDMLKVAKYVNLIPTPLHLWWFGPHISETSLDKPSVANFIRSDRSSFDLVLFENFYHECFVAIGHKYGAPVVQLLPFSANSRVSQWHSNPYNPAYIPDLTSAFGSNMTFAQRTSNAVSAFFYTAVSRLVYLPRQRAVADKHFVYPGHDRRPDLVDMLRNVSLTLVNSHPVIGTPVPMVPSYVHVAGMHCVPAGPLPEDLKQIVESAKEGVVYFSLGSVVKSSKMPKETVSLLLSELSKIEQTVLWKWEADDVPQLPKNVIVRKWFPQNDILGHKNCKLFITHGGVQSTTESIYHGVPMLAVPVFGDQQGNSLRAQYRGIAIQVPYFDLTHEAFGSALHKLLIDPTYRENARQTSAVFRDNPLPPLEKAVFWVEYVARHSGAKHLRTAANDLYWFQYMLLDVLLLVSFVVVLMAWTTKKMLGCVFGRCCRRSRNITSPPTVGKKTQ; from the exons ATGATGAGAACGTTTGCTCTTTCAACAGCATTCTGCAATACC ATGCAACTATTAACGTTGTtaacgttgttgttgtttgctGAAAGATCGTCCAGCGAGGGAGTGAAGCTACCGGCGAAACCTTTGAGTATATTGGCGTTTTTGCCGACCGAAGGTAAAAGTCATTTCATGGGCTTTAAACCGTTACTCGAAACTCTTGTTTCCAGAGGACATAATGTCACGCTTGTCGCACCGTTTGCGTTGGACGGCGCTAAACGGCCGTATCGTCACGTCAAAGTGGAGCAAACGTTAGGag ATTTCGACATGCTAAAAGTGGCGAAATACGTGAACCTCATACCCACGCCGTTGCACTTGTGGTGGTTCGGGCCGCACATTAGCGAGACAAGTCTGGACAAACCGTCGGTGGCGAACTTCATCAGGAGCGACCGGTCGTCGTTTGACTTGGTGCTGTTCGAGAACTTCTATCACGAGTGTTTCGTGGCCATCGGGCACAAATACGGCGCCCCGGTGGTGCAGCTGCTGCCATTCTCCGCCAACTCCAGGGTGTCGCAGTGGCACAGCAACCCGTACAATCCAGCCTACATTCCGGACCTGACCAGTGCGTTCGGATCGAACATGACGTTCGCGCAGCGCACCAGCAACGCCGTGTCCGCGTTCTTCTACACGGCAGTCTCCCGGCTAGTATACCTGCCCCGGCAACGGGCCGTGGCCGACAAGCACTTTGTGTACCCGGGCCACGACCGCCGTCCCGACCTCGTCGACATGCTCCGGAACGTGTCGCTGACACTGGTCAACAGTCACCCGGTCATCGGTACACCCGTGCCGATGGTGCCCAGCTACGTACACGTGGCCGGCATGCACTGCGTTCCCGCCGGACCGCTGCCTGAA GACCTAAAACAAATAGTGGAAAGTGCTAAGGAAGGTGTAGTCTACTTCAGTTTGGGATCGGTGGTAAAATCGTCCAAAATGCCCAAGGAAACTGTATCGCTCTTATTGTCGGAACTCTCGAAAATCGAACAGACCGTTCTGTGGAAATGGGAAGCTGACGATGTACCGCAACTACCCAAGAACGTCATCGTTCGAAAATGGTTTCCCCAAAACGACATACTAG gTCATAAGAACTGCAAGTTATTCATCACCCACGGTGGAGTACAAAGCACCACTGAGTCCATCTACCACGGGGTGCCCATGTTGGCCGTTCCCGTTTTTGGCGACCAGCAGGGTAACTCACTACGCGCACAGTATAGAGGCATAGCTATACAAGTACCGTACTTCGACTTGACGCACGAGGCGTTTGGCAGTGCCCTACACAAGCTCCTCATCGACCCGAC GTACCGGGAAAACGCCAGACAGACGTCGGCCGTGTTCAGGGACAACCCGCTGCCACCGCTGGAAAAGGCTGTGTTTTGGGTCGAGTACGTTGCCAGGCACAGCGGTGCGAAACACCTGCGGACTGCTGCCAACGACCTTTATTGGTTCCAGTACATGCTGTTGGACGTCCTGTTGCTGGTGTCGTTCGTGGTCGTACTTATGGCGTGGACGACCAAAAAAATGCTCGGCTGCGTGTTCGGCCGGTGCTGTCGCCGCAGCCGAAATATCACCTCGCCGCCAACAGTGGGGAAAAAAACgcagtga